A single window of Lutzomyia longipalpis isolate SR_M1_2022 chromosome 1, ASM2433408v1 DNA harbors:
- the LOC129787375 gene encoding protein Abitram: protein MKTEEGDLSQFYYVPDDIFAPGNVKVSDIADEFDPEKKYPSVVDRFFTRYYYIRPDRQDEDHMVLLHSNRICLMCLAPGHVAFEKGITSVTYDIGNYDRSKNAVSGKRKKGGMHLQPGTALALVTCSDGSEYKVVSGITGKLIEVNQRIVDDPSRMGSEGEGYVAIVLSKIEKIEGIKTSLLTEEQYRKIKNVK from the coding sequence ATGAAGACTGAAGAAGGTGATCTGTCTCAATTTTACTACGTTCCGGATGACATTTTTGCTCCGGGAAATGTAAAAGTATCCGACATTGCTGATGAATTTGATCCGGAGAAGAAGTATCCATCAGTTGTGGATAGATTCTTCACGAGATACTACTACATTCGACCAGATAGGCAGGATGAGGATCATATGGTTCTCCTGCACAGTAATCGCATTTGCCTAATGTGCCTAGCTCCTGGGCATGTGGCCTTTGAGAAGGGAATTACATCCGTAACGTATGACATTGGGAACTACGACAGGAGTAAGAATGCAGTGTCCGGGAAGAGGAAGAAGGGCGGGATGCACCTTCAACCAGGAACTGCCCTTGCTCTGGTTACATGTTCCGATGGGTCGGAGTACAAAGTGGTCAGTGGTATCACGGGGAAGCTAATTGAGGTTAATCAGCGCATTGTGGATGATCCATCGAGGATGGGAAGTGAAGGGGAAGGCTATGTGGCCATTGTTCTGtccaaaattgagaaaattgagggcATAAAGACTTCCCTACTCACAGAGGAGCAGTACCGGaagataaaaaatgttaaataa
- the LOC129787378 gene encoding nucleoporin seh1 has translation MLEPNSIRTEHKDVIHDVVYDYYGQRMATCSSDQTVKVWDQNEQGVWSVTASWKAHSGSVWRLSWAHPEFGQVLATCSFDRTASVWEETIGEKSSPTMAPVKRWVRRTNLVDSRTSVTDVKFAPKSQGLLLATCSADGVIRIYEAPDIMNLSQWTLQHEIACKLPLSCLSWNQSMFRLHSPMIAAGSDDATQSTGGKVFIYESSENARRWTKVETLTQVTDPVHDIAFAPNVGRSYHILAVASKDVYIFNLKPILEPTGTARLEIQCAGQFNDHYCTVWRVTWNITGTMLATTGDDGCIRMWKMNYMKNWRCAGSLKSESERNADCETPPLLSVTNGAISQTKYYKKGTITHPSQVPWH, from the exons ATGCTGGAACCCAATTCAATTCGTACAGAGCACAAGGATGTGATTCACGACGTGGTTTACGATTACTATGGGCAGCGAATGGCTACATGTTCCAGCGATCAGACTGTTAAG GTGTGGGATCAGAATGAACAGGGAGTGTGGAGTGTCACAGCCAGCTGGAAGGCACATTCGGGGTCCGTTTGGCGTCTGAGTTGGGCTCATCCGGAATTTGGTCAGGTGCTGGCGACGTGCTCATTTGACAGAACTGCCTCAGTGTGGGAGGAGACAATTGGGGAGAAATCTTCCCCCACAATGGCTCCGGTTAAGCGTTGGGTACGACGAACGAATCTCGTTGATTCCCGGACAAGTGTGACGGATGTGAAGTTTGCCCCAAAGAGTCAGGGCTTGCTCCTGGCTACGTGCTCAGCAGATGGTGTTATTCGCATTTATGAGGCTCCGGACATTATGAATTTGTCCCAGTGGACGCTTCAGCATGAGATTGCGTGCAAATTGCCCCTGAGCTGCCTCTCGTGGAATCAATCAATGTTCCGGCTGCATTCCCCGATGATTGCTGCCGGAAGTGACGATGCCACACAATCCACGGGCGGCAAGGTCTTTATCTACGAATCCAGTGAGAATGCACGACGCTGGACGAAGGTGGAGACACTCACGCAGGTCACGGATCCCGTGCATGACATTGCCTTTGCCCCCAATGTGGGCAGGAGCTACCACATTCTCGCCGTGGCCAGCAAGGATGTCTACATTTTCAACTTGAAGCCCATCCTGGAGCCCACCGGCACTGCCCGGCTGGAGATTCAGTGCGCCGGGCAGTTCAATGATCACTACTGCACCGTTTGGCGGGTCACGTGGAACATCACGGGCACAATGCTGGCCACAACGGGCGATGACGGGTGCATCCGCATGTGGAAGATGAACTACATGAAGAATTGGCGTTGTGCCGGAAGTCTCAAGTCCGAGAGCGAGAGGAATGCCGACTGTGAGACTCCGCCCCTGCTCTCAGTCACAAATGGAGCCATTTCGCAGACAAAATACTACAAAAAGGGCACAATTACCCATCCCAGTCAGGTGCCGTGGCACTAA
- the LOC129787374 gene encoding BTB/POZ domain-containing protein 3-like: MASRTKSLSYEDWSFKFGKITGQFSNYFNDNSLSDVTFLVGKVKQKIPGHKFILSSCSWDFYILFQSVRFDHDTIHIEDFPPETFLCFLKFCYMGQVDLVGKDAWGVLKLAYRFNVKQLITNCEAFLGERAYWDNCLEFYTKSRALREDTPLQKQSLELIQRHFDEILLYKKSFKDFLKLPVDIIEEISSLENFQCDEILIFNGLMNWAKESCKKENLPCVPPNFRKVLRGAFKEIRFPVMGLKWFTEILVKYPDLLTPNETADILRYIRKEANDCPGFKSSYRKCSINHPKHFISNPYTFVECFYNGPVKTNVFSSQMSIKFKCTSPGLLKGFGYFVSKTNKAPKIISLQLTNHDPLNEIRIVQNLNYHRSNYFALQSDYGFRQELLEQGESLASNQWYTLTRRVPQPWERDRDETCGVR, translated from the coding sequence ATGGCTTCTAGAACTAAAAGTTTATCTTATGAGGACTGGAGCTTCAAATTTGGGAAGATCACTGGACAATTTTCGAATTATTTCAACGATAATTCTTTGTCCGATGTGACGTTCTTGGTTGGAAaggttaaacagaaaattccTGGACATAAATTCATCCTCAGCTCCTGTAGTTGGGATTTCTACATACTGTTCCAATCTGTTAGATTCGATCATGACACAATTCACATTGAAGACTTCCCGCCAGAGACTTTTCTgtgttttctcaaattttgCTACATGGGTCAGGTTGATTTGGTCGGAAAGGACGCCTGGGGAGTACTCAAACTTGCCTACAGATTCAATGTGAAGCAACTAATTACGAATTGTGAGGCATTTCTCGGAGAACGAGCCTATTGGGACAATTGTCTggaattttatacaaaaagcCGAGCTTTGAGGGAGGATACACCCCTTCAGAAGCAATCTCTGGAGCTAATTCAGAGACATTTTGATGAGATATTGctgtacaaaaaaagcttcaaggACTTCCTTAAACTACCTGTGGAtataattgaagaaatatcttcattggaaaattttcaatgcgaTGAAATCCTAATATTCAATGGTCTGATGAATTGGGCAAAGGAATCGtgcaagaaagaaaatcttccgtGTGTTCCGCCGAATTTTCGAAAGGTTTTACGTGGGGCCTTCAAGGAGATTCGTTTTCCGGTAATGGGATTGAAATGGTTTACGGAGATTCTGGTTAAATATCCGGATTTACTAACCCCAAACGAGACAGCCGATATTCTACGATATATCCGGAAAGAAGCCAATGATTGTCCTGGTTTTAAGTCTTCCTACCGGAAATGCAGTATCAACCATCCAAAGCATTTTATAAGCAATCCCTACACATTTGTTGAATGCTTCTACAATGGTCCAGTAAAGACGAACGTTTTCTCATCCCAAATGTCCATCAAGTTCAAATGCACCTCTCCGGGTTTGTTAAAAGGATTTGGATATTTTGTCAGCAAAACCAACAAGGCGCCGAAAATTATATCTCTCCAGCTAACGAATCACGATCCATTGAATGAAATTAGAATAGTTCAAAATCTTAATTATCACCGTAGCAACTACTTTGCCCTACAATCTGATTACGGATTTCGCCAGGAATTATTGGAGCAAGGAGAATCATTGGCATCAAACCAGTGGTACACACTAACAAGGAGAGTACCCCAACCTTGGGAGCGGGATCGGGACGAAACCTGTGGGGTTCGATAG
- the LOC129787376 gene encoding COX assembly mitochondrial protein 2 homolog produces MHPNLSANLHTPECNKIIEALQKCHKDNPFGKFIGQCNDLDREVNKCLKKERQDNQKRNYDQAQERIKRVQERMRNSKDED; encoded by the exons ATGCACCCGAATTTATCTGCAAATCTCCACACACCAGAGTGcaataaaatcattgaagCTCTACAGAAGTGCCACAAAGAT AATCCCTTTGGAAAGTTCATAGGTCAGTGCAACGATCTCGATAGGGAGGTCAACAAGTGCCTCAAGAAGGAGCGTCAGGATAATCAGAAGCGAAATTACGATCAGGCTCAGGAGAGAATTAAACGTGTTCAGGAACGAATGAGAAATTCCAAAGATGAAGACTGA
- the LOC129791323 gene encoding sodium-coupled monocarboxylate transporter 2-like, producing the protein MTEKDLGQFSPVDYIFFVIVFVVSSSIGLYYAIKSRKTVTTTEEYLLGGRKMGLFPVSCSIVATSITGMGTVGLAAEAYAFGIYNLMVCYTMTLVGIVISCIFLPVFSALRLTSTFKYFELRFNRRVRQIASGLFLLTGFIYLPFTVYVPALTFQRVTGVDIYLTATILSLICAVYTAIGGFKAVIWTDVVQLGLMIVSFVIMIIVGINAVGGIRNVYEAGSRGGRLRILK; encoded by the coding sequence ATGACTGAGAAAGATCTTGGTCAATTTTCTCCAGtggattatatattttttgtgatagTGTTTGTTGTATCATCAAGCATAGGGCTGTACTATGCCATAAAGTCCCGAAAGACAGTAACAACAACGGAAGAATATCTTCTGGGAGGACGGAAGATGGGACTGTTTCCGGTGTCTTGCTCAATAGTTGCTACGTCAATCACAGGAATGGGAACTGTTGGCTTAGCAGCTGAGGCATATGCATTTGGTATCTACAACCTTATGGTATGCTACACGATGACCCTTGTAGGAATTGTTATCTCGTGCATTTTCTTGCCAGTTTTCTCCGCATTAAGGCTCACGTCGACTTTTAAGTACTTCGAACTGCGTTTCAATCGAAGAGTTAGGCAAATTGCAAGTGGACTATTCTTGCTGACTGGATTTATCTACCTTCCCTTTACGGTCTACGTTCCCGCTCTGACTTTTCAACGTGTTACTGGAGTAGATATTTACTTAACTGCAACGATTCTCTCCTTGATCTGTGCAGTTTATACGGCTATAGGTGGATTTAAGGCAGTCATCTGGACTGATGTAGTTCAACTTGGTCTCATGATTGTCTCCTTCGTTATTATGATAATTGTTGGGATTAACGCAGTAGGTGGAATACGTAATGTTTATGAGGCCGGTTCAAGAGGAGGAAGACTCCGAATTCTCAAGTAA